A genome region from Brassica oleracea var. oleracea cultivar TO1000 unplaced genomic scaffold, BOL UnpScaffold00864, whole genome shotgun sequence includes the following:
- the LOC106320260 gene encoding uncharacterized protein LOC106320260, with product MANEGVLLGEPKCQLSNAINQIINEQETAIPVKINLISKRDHETKLPLQDYLNPGRTYSNRSAIKLSKDDTKKSGVSLEYLFLVRQNPFRGTISEHPHDHIEYLDDMMDDEYNRCKLFSFSLEGDARKWLDKLPAGSLTCWKDIMNTLINHFFDETRYWDVRKKISTFRQDPRESFRNAWERFKSYQLECPHHGYSEPQLINTFYRGINLHYQITLDTASEGNFSTRIPEEAKRLIKNVATGRSYEIMDVERGRGVDSMEGPQLAKIKESINSLHSALEEQSQFGIYQIDDDTLYELEQQVDFVDIPTLKNGYPIPNTDIFTQNYDATVGSRRAKAKFRLNQAFTGNRKIATDLNRMIDIVYSELMSKFDALSEHIKRLDGQVAENVTAIKRETGRLPGKTGANPKRQVNAVLLRSGKHLNPSTIEINNAGKRTEVEKTGESRSQPIILDSHNLESETP from the coding sequence ATGGCTAATGAGGGAGTACTCCTAGGAGAACCTAAATGTCAACTAAGCAACGCAATTAACCAAATCATAAATGAACAGGAGACTGCGATCcctgttaaaattaatttgatctCAAAAAGAGATCATGAAACAAAATTGCCTCTACAAGACTACTTAAACCCTGGcaggacctattccaataggtctGCTATTAAACTATCCAAAGATGATACCAAGAAATCCGGGGTTAGCCTCGAATACTTATTCTTGGTACGTCAGAATCCTTTTCGTGGAACCATCTCGGAGCACCCACATGATCACATCGAATATTTAGATGATATGATGGATGACGAGTACAATCGATGTAAActcttttcattttccttaGAAGGCGACGCCAGAAAATGGCTGGACAAACTACCTGCAGGGTCGTTGACCTGCTGGAAGGATATAATGAATACCTTAATTAACCACTTCTTCGATGAGACGCGTTACTgggatgtaaggaagaaaatctcCACTTTCCGCCAAGATCCACGAGAATCATTCAGAAACGcttgggagagattcaagagtTACCAGCTTGAATGCCCCCACCATGGTTATTCGGAACCGCAGCTCATTAATACCTTTTACAGAGGTATTAACTTGCATTACCAAATCACGCTTGACACAGCCAGTGAAGGGAACTTCAGTACCAGGATCCCTGAAGAAGCGAAGCGCTTGATCAAGAATGTAGCTACGGGTAGATCCTACGAAATAATGGACGTAGAGCGAGGAAGGGGAGTTGACTCGATGGAAGGGCCGCAATTAGCCAAAATCAAAGAGTCTATAAACTCACTTCATTCTGCTCTAGAGGAACAAAGCCAATTTGGAATTTATCAAATTGACGATGATACCCTTTATGAATTGGAACAACAGGTGGACTTCGTAGATATTCCAACCTTGAAAAATGGATATCCTATCCCTAACACCGATATTTTTACCCAAAATTACGATGCTACTGTTGGATCACGCCGAGCCAAAGCGAAATTTAGGTTAAACCAAGCTTTCACGGGAAATCGTAAAATAGCCACTGACCTGAACCGAATGATAGACATAGTCTACAGTGAGCTAATGAGTAAGTTCGACGCTTTAAGTGAACACATTAAGAGACTGGACGGTCAGGTCGCGGAAAACGTGACCGCCATCAAAAGAGAGACAGGACGTCTCCCTGGGAAAACTGGCGCGAATCCGAAACGTCAAGTTAATGCTGTGTTACTAAGAAGTGGAAAACACCTCAACCCGAGTACAATAGAAATCAACAATGCAGGGAAACGTACTGAAGTTGAGAAAACCGGTGAAAGTAGGTCGCAACCAATAATCCTCGATAGTCATAACCTAGAATCAGAAACACCTTGA